The sequence TTCTTCGTCCAGGTAAAACGGCTTCTCTTTCAATCGGTTAATATTCACTTCTCTCACTCCAATCCTTACTGCGGTTGCGCCTCAAGATTTAGTTATGAGTACGAGTTCTAAATTCCTTAAAAAATTCACGTATTTTCTCCTGATTAGAGGTATATCCCATGAAAGCCACGATAAACACACCAAGATTTACGGTCTGCATCGAGCTATCGATGCCCAGGATGACCATGCCATAGGATAGAGCATTCATTCCCAGAGCACCGGCAAAAATACCGAGCGGAATATTCGAGAAACGCGCTAAATAAAGTCCTACTAGTACCGGTCCCATTGAAGAGAACATCAGCATGGTGGAGCTCAGATTATTGGCCGGAGACACCAATACCGTGGAGGCATTGATGACAGCGGCCACTCCAAGCAATACACCAACTACCAAATAAGTCATCATAATATTCTTTTTCTCTTTAACTCCCCTATTGACCGCCTGACGAGGATTTGCGGCAAGCGAACGCGTATCATAGCCGAATTTAGTCCGGCCCAGCAGGAGATAGAATAGTACCATAATGACTGCCAGCACGATATAGATCCACGGTGCCCGGGCAAATACCGTCAGTTGGGAATGCATGTACAGCTGTGTCCCAGATCCGCCGTAAACGACACCAGAAAGTGCTTCATACACCATCACCACACCGAGTGAAAGAATAATGGTCGGAACCCTTATCGCCAGATACAGAACACCCTCCAGCAGGCTAAGAACAATTGCAATTCCCACCGTCAGCAGCAGCAGCGTCAGCGGTCCCGCGTCCATATTAATGGCCAGATTGCAGCCGATGATGCCTGACAGAATAATGATAATCCCTGGAGCGAAATCCCAACGTGCTCCCGACAAGGGCAGTGCGATGGCATAGGCAATAATCGTGGACAGTACACTGCTTCTGATGATTCTGTCAAATGCACCTGATGTAGCATAGCCCGACCGATCCATCAAGAAGCTTACCAGCAGAATAATTACATATACCATTACAGGGAACGAAAAAGTTTTCAACAAACCCCAGGCTTTCTTGACAATTAGGTTCTTCATGTGTTCACTCCGTTACATTGGGTAGGCATAGCTCATACCCTGTTTCAATTAATTTCTAGCCGCTTCAATTTCAGATAATGTACGGGTGGTTAACTTCTGCAATGATTCCCAAGTAGCAGATTCGTTGTAAGTCATCATCACTTCTTTCAGTTCGTCTGCAGTAACCGAACCTTCAGACTTGACATTCGGAATGACATATTTATTAAAACTATTGGCTTCTTCCACTGATTTCAGTGTTACATAATTGACCCTTCCATTAAGCTGCCAGTCAGGATAAACTTTTCCTTTGATCCGGTCGTACAGCTGTGCAAAGGCATTAGCCACAATTTGCGTGTAATTGTTCGTTCCGGCCATCAAGATATTGCCGTACTCGAGACCCGCAGTTGTAGAGTTGTTATATCCCAGAGCGAGCAGACGGATTCCGGGAGTGGAACTATTTAGAATAGCTGGGTAGACAAAATCCATTCCCGAACCCAAGCCAAAGATCGTATCGACCTCCGGATGCTCGGAGATGATTTTGGTTACTGCATCGCTTGCATTCTCTGGTGCAAAGGAGTGATATTCCGTTGGATAAATAGTGACTTCATCATTCACGTCCAGCTCCTTCATTTTCTCAGTCATTCCCGAAATGATTGCCGGAGCGTCCCGGAAGGCAAACTCAGGAAATGAGGTAACTCCGATATTTCTGGCACCAGCGCTATAAGCCTTCTCGGCATATAAGGCACCCAGGTCCGCTGGATTGTCACCAAATTGCTTGATTCCCCCAACAAAGTAGTCGCTGGCTACACTTCCATCCACATCACCCAGCACGACCGCATAATACACACCGGCTTCTTCCGCCAGGCTCACGCTTTGTTCGAGCGCGGTATCATAACCACTGATGACGCCATCTACCCCTGAGGCAAGCAGATTCTCCAGGCCTTTAATATGGTCTTCCTCACTTGAGCCCACTGTTGCATAATTAAACTTCACATCGAAATTGTTTTCTAAATAGGAGCAATACGATTTTATTTCCTGACCCTGAATATCCGTATAATTGTACAGCATAACTCCAATGTTGATCTTTTCCTTCTCTTTTCCACTTGCATTATTGGCTTTATCTCCGCAGCCGGTGAGAACGATTCCAATCAGCAGCATAAGCACGCTTAGAAAAGCAATAACTTTATTTTTCTTCATAATCGATCCCTCTTTTTTTGAATTTTCATGACTTAACGAGGCATAACTTCAGAGGAAGGACGCTTAAGCAGCAGGAACACCACCAGCAAAAACACAATCCCCTTCACTAAAGAGACCACTTCCGTAGCCACCCCCACCATTACCAACCCGTTATTGAGCAAAATATAAGTAATGCTGCCTACAATCGCCGAGCTCATCTTCGCCTTACTGCCGCCATTCAGGGACAGGCCGCCCAAAATAAGGGCCACAATGACGTCCATCTCCATGCCTGATCCCGTGTTCTCGCTGATAACCGTCGAACGCGCCAAAGATAATATAGAAGCGAAGCCCACCAACACACCCGCCAAAGCATAGCCGATGACTTTTGTCTTTTTCACCTGTACCCCACTTTGCATAGCGGCCAGGGGATTATCACCAATAGCCCTGTTATACTTGCCAATCTTCGTGTAATGAAACAGTACGATTCCGATCAAGCCTACTAATACAAGGAAGATCAGAATAAACGGGATATTTCTACCCAGCAGCTTGAGTTGCTCCGAATTCATTACTCCAATCTTCTTGGAAGCAGTGGATACGTTATAGGTCACAAGCCCTCTTGCAATAAACATGATAGAAAGGGAGGAAATTACGGACATCAACCCAAACTGTATGGCGATGAATACATTAAGCAGATAACAAATAACGGATACGGCAACGGCTGCTAGAATGCCGATTGCGAGCGGCGCACCAGAATTCAGCGTATAAACCGCTATCATGGAGCTTAGCGCCATAACCGCGCCTACCGATATGTCCATGCTGCCATGGGAAAAGATAAAGACCATACCCACCGAAATCGTGAACAGCACCGCAAGCTGCTTGAGAATCGTCCGCAGGTTAAAGCTTGATAGCAAGTCCCCACCCGTTAGTATGGCAAAGACCACAATGACCAGTGCCAAACCTGCATACTGAATGATGGTATTCTTATTTTTTTTCAGAAAGTCGAGAATGCTCGATAAATCCCATATACTGTCGCGGCTCCCTTTTGTAGATGCATTACCCTGTTCCATTGAGCCCCCCGCCTTCACTCTAAATCATGTGTTCAATCAGCATAGCCTCACTGAGATTCTCCGACCGGGAGAACTCCTTGCGGATTCTTCCGTCCTTCATCATTAGAATCCGGTCGCTCATGCCGATCAACTCTGTCAGTTCCTCCGAAATCATCAGTATGGAATAACCCTCCTGCTTCAACGTGTAGAGCAACTGATACATGGTGGTTTTCACACCTACATCCACACCCCGGGTAGGGCTGTCCAATATTAGTATTTTCGAGTGGTTTCCAATCCATTTCCCGAAGGAAACCTTTTGTTTGTTACCTCCAGACAATTCCCCCACATTCTGGTTCATGCTGCTGGCTTTAATCTTCAGGTCTTCCATTTGTCTCGCGGCAAATTGCTTCTCTTGGCCGGGTAGAATCAAGCCAAAGTGTGAAAGCTGATCCAGCGCGGACAAAACCAAATTGTCCTTGATAGACGCTTCCATAATTAACGTTTCTTTATCTCTGTCCTTGGATACATAGCCGATTCCGCTGGCCAATGCTGTCTTGATACTGTTCAATTTATGGGGAATAGCTGGAGCGCCGCCCTCTTGCAGTTCATAGACTATGACCTCTCCCTGATCTGGATTTAGCCCTCCATACATTAATTTGCCCAGCTCATGCATTCCACTGCCTGATAGTCCGCCTATCCCCAGAATCTCACCTTTGTGCAGTTCCAGCTGAATGGTGTTCAGAACGGGGGTGCTGACATTTTTGACCTCGACCATGACCTGATTGTCATGAGTACCATCGTAATCAACACGGTAATAATTCCCTTCAATGACCCTACCAACCATAGATTGTTTAATGTAATTCTCATCAAAATTCTGCTTCTCAATCGTAGTTACAAGGTTTCCATCCCGCATTACCGTCAGCACATCACAGACATCCATCAATTCGCTAAGATCGTGGGAAATAAACAATACAGCTTTATTCTGGTCTCTGCGTTTGCGCATAATTTGGTGGATCAGCACTCTGCCTTCATGTGATAAGGCGGTTGTTGTCTCATCGACAATGAATAACGTAGGATCATAGTATAGGGCTCTCGCGATTTCGATCAGCTTCCTCTGTTCAAACGTCAGCGTATACATAGATCTGGTTACATCGAGTTCGCGGAGCTCAATCAGTTCCAACGCCCGCTCCGCCTCCCGATTCATCCGTTTATGGTCAACGAATCCACGCTTAACAAACTGCTTTTCCTCGCCAAGAAACATATTCTCTGCAATCGACAGTTCGGGAATAGTCCCTGTCTCCTGCACAATCATTGAAATTTTATGTTCTCTCGCATCAAGTGTGTTCTTGGGACGGTAGGGCGTCTCAGCAATCCGCATTTCACCGCTCGTGACGGGAAGCAAGCCGCTGATCATAGCCGAAATAGTTGACTTTCCAGAGCCATTCTCTCCGATGAGGCCCCGAATCTCACCGAGCCTAATATTCATACTGATCTGATTAACAGCGGTTACATCATTAAATTTTTTGCTTATATTCCTGGTCTCCAAAAAAATTTTCTTTTCCATATCCAACATCCCTTTTGCCATATGATATCGCTTACCTCCACGGATATATCGTAACATTTACCACAGCCAATATTAACTAATCCTGTTAACTAGATTAGAGCAAAAATTTAACCTATAATAAGATTGTAACCGTTATCTATTTCGGATTTTGAAATTAAGATTAAATATATGCACATCATACTGTCATTTAAGGTTAATATAACAACTATATCTAGGAGTGTTTATATGGAATTTCGTCATGAAGTTATCAGTTTCCCCAAACAGTTACCCATCAAATTCTTCCTTCACCGCATCGGACATGTTAACCGCCACTGGCATCAATCGTTGGAGCTCATTATTAATATCAAGGGTAAGGTGCAGATTACGGTCAACAACTTGACTCATGAGCTTGAAGCCGGTGATATCATTCTGATTAATTCTAACGAGGTTCATGAGCTGCATGCAGACAATACGACAATGTTGGCACTGCAAATAAAGCTCGAATTACTTAAAGAAGCAACTATGGATATTCAGAAAATATATTATGATTGCAATTCAGCTATTTCCGGCCACCCAGAAAGATTCAAAAATTTAAAACGGATCGTCGCCCAAATTCTGAAATACAATATAAACTCCAACGAATATATCGATCTCAAGAATATCTCACTTGTATATGAGCTAATCTATGAACTTTGCTCCAATTTCAGCAGTGACGAAAAGGATGTTCACAACTACTCCCTTGAGAATCTAGACCGGCTTAGCCGGATACTTGATTACATCAATAGCAAGTATAGCGATCCGATCTCTCTACAAAATATGGCCAAAGCAGAATATTTGTCCGTCCCCTATTTATCGAAGTATTTCAAACGAAGTATGGGAATGTCATTTAGTGACTACTTAAAGGATATCCGCTTACATCATGCTGTAAATGATCTCCTGAATGAGTCGCTGACTATTGACAAGGTAGCGGTACAGAATGGATTTCCCAATGTCCGTTCCTTTGTCGTTGCTTTTACCGAAAAGTATGGGGAACTCCCCAGTGTCTGGAGGAAGAAACATGCGAGTGAAATTCTAGGGAGCATTGAAGCTACCAAGGAAAAATCCGTGAATTATTATCAGGACGAGCCCCTTTCTTATTATGAGGATATTTCAGCTTTCATAGAGAGCAATCTGGATTCAGTCCCCGTTGACCTGCCCCAGCGGGTGGGCAACAGTAAAACTTCATTGATTGAAATTCAAGTTTCGAAATCCCGCATGTTACTTGACCATAATTTCAAGAACTTTATTGGAGTAAGTCGGGCTAAAGAGGTTCTCCTCGCCAATGTTCAGATGGCACTGCGCATCGCACAGGAGGAGATTGGTTTCAAATATATAAAGATGCATAGCCTTCTAGATGATGACATGATGGTTTACAGCGAGGATGCAGAGGGAAGAGCCATCTATAATTTTCAGTTTATTGATATGGTATTTGATTTTATACTCTCCATCCGGTTGAAGCCGCTGGTGCAGTTCTCCTTCATGCCGAAGCTGCTCGCCAGCAGTTTGGAGAAAACCGTCTTTTACAACCAAATCAACACCAGCCCTCCGAAGAGCATCGATAAATGGAATCAACTCATTCGAGCGCTAACGCTGCATCTGATCCAACGGTATGGCCTGGAGGAAGTAAAGACGTGGCTGTTCTGTGTATGGAATGAGCCCAGTTCTTCCAATTTATTGTTTGGCTTTAGCCATGACGACATTTTCAATAACTTATACCAGAACACCTATGAAACCGTGAAACAGATTGATCCCTCTATTCCATTCGGGGGACCCGCTGCTTTCTCCACCTATAACAAGAATGAAGATTGGCTGTTTCAGTTTCTGACTTTTAGCAGGGATCAGGGCTGTACGCCTGACTTCATCACGATCCATTACTACGATATCGATTTATGGGATTACAACGGTCAAGATACCCAGTTGAATCTGAGTCCGTCGACACACTCCTTCACTGAATTTATTGATCGGCTGAAGCAGCGTCTGCAGGAATCCGAGTTCGACTCGCTTCCCGTATATCTGACGGAGTGGAATTCGACCGTCTCCCATAAAGACCTGATGAGCGACACCTGCTTCAAATCAG comes from Paenibacillus sp. 19GGS1-52 and encodes:
- a CDS encoding sugar ABC transporter ATP-binding protein → MEKKIFLETRNISKKFNDVTAVNQISMNIRLGEIRGLIGENGSGKSTISAMISGLLPVTSGEMRIAETPYRPKNTLDAREHKISMIVQETGTIPELSIAENMFLGEEKQFVKRGFVDHKRMNREAERALELIELRELDVTRSMYTLTFEQRKLIEIARALYYDPTLFIVDETTTALSHEGRVLIHQIMRKRRDQNKAVLFISHDLSELMDVCDVLTVMRDGNLVTTIEKQNFDENYIKQSMVGRVIEGNYYRVDYDGTHDNQVMVEVKNVSTPVLNTIQLELHKGEILGIGGLSGSGMHELGKLMYGGLNPDQGEVIVYELQEGGAPAIPHKLNSIKTALASGIGYVSKDRDKETLIMEASIKDNLVLSALDQLSHFGLILPGQEKQFAARQMEDLKIKASSMNQNVGELSGGNKQKVSFGKWIGNHSKILILDSPTRGVDVGVKTTMYQLLYTLKQEGYSILMISEELTELIGMSDRILMMKDGRIRKEFSRSENLSEAMLIEHMI
- a CDS encoding helix-turn-helix domain-containing protein; this translates as MEFRHEVISFPKQLPIKFFLHRIGHVNRHWHQSLELIINIKGKVQITVNNLTHELEAGDIILINSNEVHELHADNTTMLALQIKLELLKEATMDIQKIYYDCNSAISGHPERFKNLKRIVAQILKYNINSNEYIDLKNISLVYELIYELCSNFSSDEKDVHNYSLENLDRLSRILDYINSKYSDPISLQNMAKAEYLSVPYLSKYFKRSMGMSFSDYLKDIRLHHAVNDLLNESLTIDKVAVQNGFPNVRSFVVAFTEKYGELPSVWRKKHASEILGSIEATKEKSVNYYQDEPLSYYEDISAFIESNLDSVPVDLPQRVGNSKTSLIEIQVSKSRMLLDHNFKNFIGVSRAKEVLLANVQMALRIAQEEIGFKYIKMHSLLDDDMMVYSEDAEGRAIYNFQFIDMVFDFILSIRLKPLVQFSFMPKLLASSLEKTVFYNQINTSPPKSIDKWNQLIRALTLHLIQRYGLEEVKTWLFCVWNEPSSSNLLFGFSHDDIFNNLYQNTYETVKQIDPSIPFGGPAAFSTYNKNEDWLFQFLTFSRDQGCTPDFITIHYYDIDLWDYNGQDTQLNLSPSTHSFTEFIDRLKQRLQESEFDSLPVYLTEWNSTVSHKDLMSDTCFKSAYIIKNLTENYDRLDAFGYWLLTDLHEENLLPQQLFHGGLGLFTYNNIKKPSYHAFSFLNKLGDELIASGDGYFVTKSRTGFQILLHNYHHYDEVYAKGISISISYHERYSHFPVKLRKEFNIELSPVNGKYDLVQHIVNQQFGSAFDNENQFVAENGHSIEEINYLRSISVPKLSKKCVQASGKLPIQVILEPFEIRLIELTERFENNY
- a CDS encoding ABC transporter permease is translated as MEQGNASTKGSRDSIWDLSSILDFLKKNKNTIIQYAGLALVIVVFAILTGGDLLSSFNLRTILKQLAVLFTISVGMVFIFSHGSMDISVGAVMALSSMIAVYTLNSGAPLAIGILAAVAVSVICYLLNVFIAIQFGLMSVISSLSIMFIARGLVTYNVSTASKKIGVMNSEQLKLLGRNIPFILIFLVLVGLIGIVLFHYTKIGKYNRAIGDNPLAAMQSGVQVKKTKVIGYALAGVLVGFASILSLARSTVISENTGSGMEMDVIVALILGGLSLNGGSKAKMSSAIVGSITYILLNNGLVMVGVATEVVSLVKGIVFLLVVFLLLKRPSSEVMPR
- a CDS encoding substrate-binding domain-containing protein, which produces MKKNKVIAFLSVLMLLIGIVLTGCGDKANNASGKEKEKINIGVMLYNYTDIQGQEIKSYCSYLENNFDVKFNYATVGSSEEDHIKGLENLLASGVDGVISGYDTALEQSVSLAEEAGVYYAVVLGDVDGSVASDYFVGGIKQFGDNPADLGALYAEKAYSAGARNIGVTSFPEFAFRDAPAIISGMTEKMKELDVNDEVTIYPTEYHSFAPENASDAVTKIISEHPEVDTIFGLGSGMDFVYPAILNSSTPGIRLLALGYNNSTTAGLEYGNILMAGTNNYTQIVANAFAQLYDRIKGKVYPDWQLNGRVNYVTLKSVEEANSFNKYVIPNVKSEGSVTADELKEVMMTYNESATWESLQKLTTRTLSEIEAARN